The Primulina tabacum isolate GXHZ01 chromosome 16, ASM2559414v2, whole genome shotgun sequence genome window below encodes:
- the LOC142528980 gene encoding ERAD-associated E3 ubiquitin-protein ligase component HRD3A-like yields MRCRKIQHLTSILLLAAAILPFSAVARPFVLVLSQDDLSDPAAAPNYPSGSDDVTDFDDFPESESKPDSVLDPGSWSPLFESDPSLGNQNPKDEVIYYDGVRKMVEAASTGEFRIMEEAVADIEASAAAGQPQGQSVLGFLYSMGMGKEKSDAKAFLHHHFAAQGGNMQSKMALAFTYYRQEMHDKAVALYAELAEVAVNSFLISKDSPVVEPIRIHNGAEENKEALRKSRGEDDEDFQILEYQAQKGNAAAMYRIGIFYYFGLRGIRRDHSKALWWFSKAVERGEPRSMELLGEIYARGAGVERNYTKALEWLTLASRQQLYSAYNGMGYLYVKGYGVEKRNYTKAKEYFEKAADNEEAGGFYNLGVMYLKGLGVKRDLKQATKHFALAANAGQPKAFYHLAKMFHTGLGLKKNLPMATALYKLVAERGPWSSLARWALESYLKGDIGKSLLLYSRMAEIGYEVAQSNAAWILDKYGERSVCMGESGICTDAERHQRAHALWWKASEQGNEHAALLIGDAYYYGRGTERDYDRAAEAYMHAKSQSNAQAMFNLGYMHEHGQGLPFDLHLAKRYYDQALEVDPAAKLPVSLALTSLWIRRNYADSFLVDIIDSLPEVHPKVEAWIENVIMEEGNATILTLFVCLLTVLYLRERQRRQAAAAEVAPRQQPFVQAAPVEH; encoded by the exons ATGCGCTGCCGGAAAATCCAGCACCTAACCTCCATTCTCCTCCTCGCCGCTGCCATCCTACCTTTCTCCGCCGTCGCCCGTCCATTCGTTCTCGTCCTCTCCCAGGACGACCTCTCCGATCCCGCCGCCGCGCCTAATTACCCGTCTGGTTCCGATGACGTCACGGATTTCGATGATTTTCCGGAGTCGGAATCTAAGCCTGACTCAGTACTTGACCCTGGATCGTGGTCGCCTTTGTTCGAGTCCGATCCTAGTTTAGGCAACCAGAACCCTAAGGATGAGGTGATTTATTATGATGGGGTGCGGAAGATGGTGGAGGCGGCGAGCACGGGGGAGTTCAGGATCATGGAGGAGGCGGTGGCGGATATAGAGGCCTCTGCTGCGGCTGGGCAACCGCAAGGGCAGTCGGTCTTGGGGTTTTTGTATAGCATGGGAATGGGGAAGGAGAAAAGCGATGCTAAGGCGTTTttgcatcatcattttgcaGCACAGGGTGGGAATATGCAGTCGAAGATGGCCTTAGCATTTACTTACTATCGCCAAGAA ATGCATGATAAAGCAGTTGCGCTGTATGCTGAATTGGCAGAGGTCGCAGTGAATAGTTTTCTCATTTCTAAGGACTCACCTGTAGTTGAACCAATTAGAATTCACAATGGTGCAGAGGAAAATAAAGAAGCTCTCAGAAAGTCCAGAGGAGAGGATGATGAAGATTTTCAGATTTTGGAGTACCAGGCACAGAAAGGGAATGCTGCAGCCATGTACAGAATTGGAATATTTTACTACTTCGGTCTGAGGGGTATCAGGCGTGATCACTCTAAGGCGTTGTGGTGGTTTTCTAAGGCAGTGGAGAGAGGGGAACCTAGGTCAATGGAACTGCTTGGAGAAATATATGCAAGAGGTGCAGGCGTTGAAAGGAACTATACTAAAGCCCTGGAATGGCTTACGCTTGCCTCCAGACAGCAATTGTACTCAGCTTACAATGGCATGGGATATTTGTATGTGAAGGGATATGGAGTagagaaaaggaactatacCAAG GCAAAAGAATACTTTGAGAAAGCTGCAGATAATGAAGAAGCCGGTGGCTTTTACAACCTTGGGGTAATGTATCTCAAGGGACTTGGCGTGAAGCGTGATTTAAAGCAAGCTACAAAGCACTTTGCATTGGCTGCTAATGCAGGTCAACCAAAAGCATTCTACCATTTGGCAAAGATGTTTCATACAGGTCTGGGGCTTAAGAAAAATCTTCCTATG GCAACGGCATTGTATAAACTGGTTGCAGAACGTGGACCATGGAGTTCATTGGCTAGATGGGCACTAGAATCATATCTGAAAGGTGATATTGGCAAATCATTGCTCTTATATTCCAGGATGGCTGAGATAGGGTATGAAGTGGCACAAAGTAATGCTGCTTGGATTCTTGACAAGTACGGGGAACGTAGTGTGTGCATGGGGGAATCTGGAATATGCACTGATGCTGAAAGGCATCAACGTGCACATGCCTTGTGGTGGAAAGCTTCTGAGCAGGGTAATGAACACGCTGCTTTGCTGATAGGAGATGCATATTACTATGGCCGG GGCACTGAGCGAGATTATGATCGTGCAGCTGAGGCCTATATGCATGCTAAATCTCAATCCAACGCACAAGCCATGTTCAACCTGGGATACATGCATGAGCACGGGCAAGGACTACCATTTGATCTTCATCTTGCCAAGCGGTACTATGATCAAGCATTAGAAGTTGATCCTGCTGCAAAGTTACCTGTATCACTAGCCCTCACCAGTTTGTGGATACGGAGAAACTATGCCGACAGTTTCCTG GTCGATATTATCGATTCCCTTCCCGAGGTTCACCCAAAAGTGGAGGCTTGGATCGAAAATGTGATAATGGAAGAAGGAAACGCGACGATTCTGACCCTCTTTGTTTGCCTGTTAACTGTCCTTTACCTACGGGAAAGACAAAGGAGACAAGCTGCTGCTGCGGAAGTGGCCCCCCGACAGCAACCTTTCGTGCAGGCTGCACCTGTAGAGCATTAA
- the LOC142528747 gene encoding uncharacterized protein LOC142528747 isoform X2: MSIEIKLSRSNRIYRPEEPLEGKVITKLNSGISYQSIRVTIDGAVNLQVRGGSAGVIESFCGVIKPIRIIKKVVDIGSSGRLGSGTTEIQFSVMLKDPKEENLEKFFETYHGGNISIQYLMTVDVVRGYLHKSLTETMEFILESEKDNLLQQPVSPEMVMFYITQNTQRHQLLPELKSGGFRVTGKICTQCSLMDPVGGELTIEASALPIQSIDIHLLRVESILIGEKIATESSLIQTTQISDGDVCRQMSLPIYIILPRLVTCPTIFAGPFSVEFKVTIAITFVSDLSKKGSKSDPKNPMPWTAMENVPLELMRTK, from the exons ATGTCAATTGAGATTAAGCTCTCTCGATCCAACCGTATTTATCGGCCCGAG GAGCCCCTGGAGGGCAAGGTGATCACCAAACTAAATTCCGGGATCTCCTATCAGTCGATTCGTGTCACCATTGATGGCGCTGTTAATTTACAG GTTCGCGGAGGATCGGCTGGAGTTATAGAATCCTTTTGTGGTGTCATTAAGCCAATCCGAATAAT TAAGAAGGTTGTTGATATTGGATCATCAGGAAGGCTTGGATCAGGGACAACAGAG ATTCAATTTTCTGTAATGCTGAAAGATCCGAAAGAAGAAAATCTGGAAAAGTTTTTTGAAACATACCATGGAGGCAATATTAGCATCCAG TATCTGATGACTGTGGATGTCGTTAGAGGATACTTGCACAAATCATTGACTGAAACAATGGAATTTATTCTTGAAAGTGAGAAAG ACAATCTTCTACAGCAACCGGTTTCTCCTGAAATGGTCATGTTTTACATTACACAGAACACTCAAAGGCATCAATTACTTCCTGAACTAAAATCAG GTGGTTTCCGGGTGACCGGAAAAATATGTACTCAATGCTCGCTCATGGATCCTGTCGGTGGTGAGTTAACTATTGAGGCGTCTGCTCTTCCTATTCAATCAATTGATATCCACTTGCTTAGAGTGGAGTCAATTTTGATTGGCGAAAAGATAGCAACAGAGTCCTCTTTGATTCAAACAACTCAG ATATCAGATGGAGATGTTTGCCGTCAAATGTCTTTGCCAATTTATATTATTCTGCCCCGCCTTGTGACTTGTCCAACCATTTTTGCCGG TCCATTTTCAGTCGAGTTCAAGGTTACCATAGCCATTACCTTTGTGTCAGATCTATCCAAGAAGGGCTCAAAGTCTGACCCAAAAAATCCTATGCCATGG ACAGCAATGGAAAATGTTCCTTTAGAACTGATGCGCACAAAGTGA
- the LOC142529506 gene encoding putative late blight resistance protein homolog R1A-10 isoform X1, translated as MDDLWSIECWNDIKRFFPDNNNGSRVMITTRLTNVADDFRSCTPHQLHFLDEDQSWALFCDKVFGKESCPPEFKEVGKKIVRNCGALPLAIVAISGLLAKSSRTLEYWECLANDTYAALNMGGDGHCFNILSLSYKHLPVHLKPCFLYMAIFPEDHKIRISRLVKLWVAKGILKPIRSRSLEEIAEDNLKELIERNLIMIHKYGSRNKIKICIIHDLVRELCLREAQKEKFLRVNMMDSLNNHSGIIDNKRRLIIPRSSDKEECRQQVFDTHSLTCGEFKSTAAKLHRLLRALNMDDICSYEKKFCD; from the coding sequence ATGGATGACCTCTGGAGTATCGAGTGTTGGAATGACATAAAGAGATTTTTTCCAGACAATAACAATGGTAGTCGAGTCATGATCACTACGAGACTAACAAATGTGGCTGATGATTTTCGGTCGTGTACCCCTCATCAACTACATTTTCTAGACGAGGATCAAAGTTGGGCTTTGTTTTGTGACAAGGTGTTTGGAAAAGAAAGTTGCCCTCCTGAGTTCAAGGAAGTAGGAAAGAAAATTGTGAGAAATTGTGGAGCACTTCCTCTAGCCATTGTTGCTATTAGTGGACTTCTTGCAAAGTCTAGTCGAACACTTGAATATTGGGAGTGTTTAGCTAATGATACGTATGCGGCATTAAATATGGGAGGTGATGGGCACTGTTTTAATATATTATCTTTAAGTTATAAGCACTTACCTGTTCATCTAAAACCATGTTTCCTTTATATGGCGATATTTCCGGAAGACCATAAGATTAGAATTTCAAGGCTCGTGAAATTATGGGTAGCGAAGGGGATTCTTAAACCGATCAGATCTAGAAGTTTGGAGGAAATTGCAGAGGATAATTTAAAAGAACTAATAGAAAGAAATCTCATTATGATTCATAAATACGGTTCTagaaacaaaatcaaaatttgcATCATCCACGATCTCGTAAGAGAACTATGCCTCAGGGAAGCTCAAAAGGAGAAATTTCTTCGTGTCAATATGATGGATAGCCTGAACAATCATAGTGGAATCATCGATAATAAGCGTCGGCTTATTATTCCGCGAAGCTCCGACAAAGAGGAATGCCGACAACAGGTCTTTGATACCCATTCATTGACATGTGGTGAATTTAAATCCACAGCTGCAAAGCTGCATAGACTGCTAAGAGCACTCAACATGGATGATATCTGCTCTTATGAAAAGAAATTTTGCGATTAG
- the LOC142528747 gene encoding uncharacterized protein LOC142528747 isoform X1: MSIEIKLSRSNRIYRPEEPLEGKVITKLNSGISYQSIRVTIDGAVNLQVRGGSAGVIESFCGVIKPIRIIKKVVDIGSSGRLGSGTTEIQFSVMLKDPKEENLEKFFETYHGGNISIQYLMTVDVVRGYLHKSLTETMEFILESEKDNLLQQPVSPEMVMFYITQNTQRHQLLPELKSGGFRVTGKICTQCSLMDPVGGELTIEASALPIQSIDIHLLRVESILIGEKIATESSLIQTTQISDGDVCRQMSLPIYIILPRLVTCPTIFAGSPFSVEFKVTIAITFVSDLSKKGSKSDPKNPMPWTAMENVPLELMRTK; the protein is encoded by the exons ATGTCAATTGAGATTAAGCTCTCTCGATCCAACCGTATTTATCGGCCCGAG GAGCCCCTGGAGGGCAAGGTGATCACCAAACTAAATTCCGGGATCTCCTATCAGTCGATTCGTGTCACCATTGATGGCGCTGTTAATTTACAG GTTCGCGGAGGATCGGCTGGAGTTATAGAATCCTTTTGTGGTGTCATTAAGCCAATCCGAATAAT TAAGAAGGTTGTTGATATTGGATCATCAGGAAGGCTTGGATCAGGGACAACAGAG ATTCAATTTTCTGTAATGCTGAAAGATCCGAAAGAAGAAAATCTGGAAAAGTTTTTTGAAACATACCATGGAGGCAATATTAGCATCCAG TATCTGATGACTGTGGATGTCGTTAGAGGATACTTGCACAAATCATTGACTGAAACAATGGAATTTATTCTTGAAAGTGAGAAAG ACAATCTTCTACAGCAACCGGTTTCTCCTGAAATGGTCATGTTTTACATTACACAGAACACTCAAAGGCATCAATTACTTCCTGAACTAAAATCAG GTGGTTTCCGGGTGACCGGAAAAATATGTACTCAATGCTCGCTCATGGATCCTGTCGGTGGTGAGTTAACTATTGAGGCGTCTGCTCTTCCTATTCAATCAATTGATATCCACTTGCTTAGAGTGGAGTCAATTTTGATTGGCGAAAAGATAGCAACAGAGTCCTCTTTGATTCAAACAACTCAG ATATCAGATGGAGATGTTTGCCGTCAAATGTCTTTGCCAATTTATATTATTCTGCCCCGCCTTGTGACTTGTCCAACCATTTTTGCCGG CAGTCCATTTTCAGTCGAGTTCAAGGTTACCATAGCCATTACCTTTGTGTCAGATCTATCCAAGAAGGGCTCAAAGTCTGACCCAAAAAATCCTATGCCATGG ACAGCAATGGAAAATGTTCCTTTAGAACTGATGCGCACAAAGTGA
- the LOC142528747 gene encoding uncharacterized protein LOC142528747 isoform X3, which yields MSIEIKLSRSNRIYRPEEPLEGKVITKLNSGISYQSIRVTIDGAVNLQVRGGSAGVIESFCGVIKPIRIIKKVVDIGSSGRLGSGTTEIQFSVMLKDPKEENLEKFFETYHGGNISIQYLMTVDVVRGYLHKSLTETMEFILESEKDNLLQQPVSPEMVMFYITQNTQRHQLLPELKSGGFRVTGKICTQCSLMDPVGGELTIEASALPIQSIDIHLLRVESILIGEKIATESSLIQTTQMEMFAVKCLCQFILFCPAL from the exons ATGTCAATTGAGATTAAGCTCTCTCGATCCAACCGTATTTATCGGCCCGAG GAGCCCCTGGAGGGCAAGGTGATCACCAAACTAAATTCCGGGATCTCCTATCAGTCGATTCGTGTCACCATTGATGGCGCTGTTAATTTACAG GTTCGCGGAGGATCGGCTGGAGTTATAGAATCCTTTTGTGGTGTCATTAAGCCAATCCGAATAAT TAAGAAGGTTGTTGATATTGGATCATCAGGAAGGCTTGGATCAGGGACAACAGAG ATTCAATTTTCTGTAATGCTGAAAGATCCGAAAGAAGAAAATCTGGAAAAGTTTTTTGAAACATACCATGGAGGCAATATTAGCATCCAG TATCTGATGACTGTGGATGTCGTTAGAGGATACTTGCACAAATCATTGACTGAAACAATGGAATTTATTCTTGAAAGTGAGAAAG ACAATCTTCTACAGCAACCGGTTTCTCCTGAAATGGTCATGTTTTACATTACACAGAACACTCAAAGGCATCAATTACTTCCTGAACTAAAATCAG GTGGTTTCCGGGTGACCGGAAAAATATGTACTCAATGCTCGCTCATGGATCCTGTCGGTGGTGAGTTAACTATTGAGGCGTCTGCTCTTCCTATTCAATCAATTGATATCCACTTGCTTAGAGTGGAGTCAATTTTGATTGGCGAAAAGATAGCAACAGAGTCCTCTTTGATTCAAACAACTCAG ATGGAGATGTTTGCCGTCAAATGTCTTTGCCAATTTATATTATTCTGCCCCGCCTTGTGA